The DNA window AGACCGGGAAGCGGGTGTCGGTGTGGGCGTTCGCGATCATCCTGTCGTGCTCGCGGTGGTTGTTTGTGCAGCCGGTCCTCAAGATGGACCAAACATCTTGGTGCGCTTCGCATGTGGATGCGTTCGAGTTTTTCGGCGGCGTGCCCGAGCGAATCGTTTGTGACAACCTCAAGACCGGGGTCAGCAAGCCTGATCTCTACGATCCGCAGATCAACCGGGCCTACGCCGAACTCGCCTCGTTCTACGAGGTGCTGATCGATCCGGCGCGCGCGTTCACTCCGAAAGACAAACCGCGCATCGAGCGCCCGATGCCCTACATTCGGGACTCGTTCTTCACGGGCCGCGAGTTCACCAGCCTGCCGCAGATGCAACAGGCCGCCCTCGACTGGTGTCTGAACGTGTACGGCCGCCACGCCCACCGCGGGATCGATGGGGTGCCGCCCGCCGAACTGTTCGCGCAGATCGAACGGGATGTGTTGACTCCGTTGCCGCCCAGACGATTTGAACGTGTCACCTACCACGTGGGCAAGGTCGCCCCCGACTGTCATGTCAAGGCGGGCACAGCGTTGTACTCGGTGCCGTGGCGGCTGATCGGCTCACACGTGCGGGTCCGCACGTGCGGGGATATGGTCCAGGTCTTCGCCGACGACCAGGTCGTGGCAACCCACGTACTGCACCTGAGCGGACGAGCAACCAACCTCGAGCACTATCCGCCGCACAAGGTCGCCTACCACTCCCGCCCGGTGGCGTGGTGCCGCAAGCAGGCCGAAGAGATCGGCGAGCACGCGGTCGCAGTCGTCGCTGAACTCTCCGAGGTCAATGCGATCCACCGCCTGCGCGCGATCCAGTCCATCGTCGGCTTGCGCACCAAGTATCCCGA is part of the Gordonia bronchialis DSM 43247 genome and encodes:
- the istA gene encoding IS21 family transposase encodes the protein MTQLLELFRHWYAGRSQVQISQALGLDRKTIRKYLAPALAAGMSPGTGDKFDESVWRELIGGWFPEVVDPSTRAVTWPPIAKHHKWISGQLDATVTVATIAQRLRDDHGVDVSESSVRRYVTAHFADKINEKRATPPRPPVPAGEEAQVDYGKLGMWTNPETGKRVSVWAFAIILSCSRWLFVQPVLKMDQTSWCASHVDAFEFFGGVPERIVCDNLKTGVSKPDLYDPQINRAYAELASFYEVLIDPARAFTPKDKPRIERPMPYIRDSFFTGREFTSLPQMQQAALDWCLNVYGRHAHRGIDGVPPAELFAQIERDVLTPLPPRRFERVTYHVGKVAPDCHVKAGTALYSVPWRLIGSHVRVRTCGDMVQVFADDQVVATHVLHLSGRATNLEHYPPHKVAYHSRPVAWCRKQAEEIGEHAVAVVAELSEVNAIHRLRAIQSIVGLRTKYPDDRINAACARAIAVGDVGPRTIKGILIAGTEYDDTITTSPVAPTPPAFLRGPHAFADDLDTAAGQ